Proteins co-encoded in one Cinclus cinclus chromosome 9, bCinCin1.1, whole genome shotgun sequence genomic window:
- the SSB gene encoding lupus La protein, with protein MAENGNGENMSILESKICQQIEYYFGNHNLPRDKFLKEQIKLDDGWVPLEVMIKFNRLSRLSKDFDVIVEALRKSKTGLMEINEDKTKIRRSPNKPLPELNDQYKAAIKNRSVYVKGFPLDATLDDIKEWLEDKGPVENIQMRRTLQRTFKGSIFAVFDSVESAKKFTEIPNQKYKDTELIVLFKEEYCTKKNEERKQNKVEAKARAKQEKEEKQKQAADAEMKSLEEKTGCLLKFSGDLDDQTCREDLHDVFSGHGEIKWIHFVRGAKEGIILFKDIAKEALEKAKAAHNGNLQLRNKDVSWEVLEGDAEKEALKKILEDQQELLKQKTKGRKIKGKGRGGKIPQGAQKGKIQFQGKKIKFENDEEDGENDTKTEPASPKKRPLEETEKEEPASKQLKTENGDGNQ; from the exons ATggctgaaaatggaaatggtGAAAACATGTCTATCTTGGAAAGCAAAATCTGTCAGCAAATTGAG TACTATTTTGGAAACCACAATCTACCAAGAGACAAGTTTCTGAAGGAACAGATCAAACTAGATGATGGCTGGGTACCTTTAGAAGTAATGATCAAATTCAACAG GTTAAGTCGCCTTTCAAAAGATTTTGATGTTATTGTAGAAGCACTAAGAAAATCCAAGACTGgtttaatggaaataaatgaagaCAAAACTAAAATCAGAAGATCTCCAAATAAACCCCTTCCTGAATTAAATGACCAGTATAAGGCTGCAATTAAAAACAGATCTGTGTATGTT AAAGGCTTTCCACTAGATGCAACTCTTGATGATATCAAAGAATGGCTTGAGGATAAAGGTCCAGTTGAAAATATTCAAATGAGGAGAACATTGCAGAGAACGTTTAAG GGCTCAATATTTGCAGTTTTTGATAGTGTTGAATCTGCTAAGAAGTTCACAGAGATACCAAATCAAAAGTACAAAGACACAGAGCTGATAGTACTTTTCAA GGAGGAGTATTGTACAAAGaagaatgaagaaaggaaacaaaacaaagtagaagcaaaagcaagagcaaaacA ggaaaaagaagaaaagcagaaacaagcAGCAGATGCTGAAATG aagTCTCTGGAAGAAAAGACAGGATGTCTTTTGAAGTTTTCTGGTGATCTAGATGACCAAACATGCAGAGAAGACCTCCATGATGTATTTTCTGGTCACGGAGAAATCAAGTGGATACACTTTGTAAGAGGTGCAAAGGAG GGAATTATCCTCTTTAAGGATATTGCCAAAGAAGCTCTGGAAAAAGCCAAAGCAGCACATAATGGAAACTTGCAGCTCCGGAACAAGGATGTTTCATGGGAAGTGCTAGAAGGAGATGCAGAGAAAGAagctctgaaaaaaatcctggaagaTCAGCAGGAAttgctgaaacagaaaacaaaag GGCgcaaaattaaaggaaaaggaagaggggGGAAGATACCTCAGGgtgcacaaaaaggaaaaatacagtttcagggcaagaaaataaagtttgagAATGATGAAGAAGATGGTGAAAATGATACTAAAACAG AACCAGCAAGTCCCAAGAAGAGACCACtagaggaaacagaaaaggaagaaccTGCAtcaaaacaactgaaaacagaaaacgGAGATGGCAATCAGTAA
- the KLHL23 gene encoding kelch-like protein 23, producing the protein MAAAGQEEYAYLYKDSAHPGGFLEAFRAFYLDGLFTDITLQCASGVIFHCHRAALAACSSYFKAMFTADMKEKSKNQISLPGLSHAVLEALVNYAYTSQIQITKRNVQSLLQAADLLQFVSVKKACEQFLVRHLDTDNCIGMHSFAEYHDCSELEKESRRILLWQFEEVWKQEEFLDIGKEKLSYILSRENLNVQKEEVAIEAVIKWVTHNVEGRVEDICEVLSCIKADLDNVYLRSALNLQKKCRLNDSKIRSLIYNALNLNPKGLSRRSTAAMYVIGGYYWHPLSEVHVWDPLTNAWVQGTEMPDHTRESYGVTSLGPDIYVTGGYRTESIEALDTVWIYNSERDEWTEGCSMLDARYYHCAVSLSGCIYALGGYRKGAPVQEAEFYDPLLQKWLPIANMIKGVGNATACVLHEIIYVAGGHYGYRGSCTYDKIQRYHSGSNEWSIVTTSPHPEYGLCSITLQNKIYFVGGQTTITDCYDPEQNEWKQMAHMMERRMECGTVVMNGCIYVTGGYSYSKGTYLQSIEKYDPELNKWEAVGNLPSAMRSHGCVCVYNV; encoded by the exons ATGGCCGCGGCCGGGCAGGAGGAGTACGCTTACCTCTACAAGGACTCCGCGCACCCCGGCGGCTTCTTGGAGGCGTTCCGGGCGTTTTACCTGGACGGGCTGTTCACCGACATCACCCTGCAGTGCGCTTCGGGGGTTATCTTCCACTGCCAcagagctgccctggcagcctgCAGCAGTTACTTTAAAGCCATGTTCACAGCcgatatgaaagaaaaatccaaaaaccaGATCAGCCTTCCCGGGCTCAGCCACGCGGTACTGGAAGCTCTCGTGAATTATGCGTACACATCACAGATCCAGATAACAAAGAGAAATGTCCAAAGCCTACTCCAGGCTGCAGACCTGCTCCAGTTCGTATCAGTAAAGAAAGCCTGTGAGCAGTTTCTGGTAAGGCACTTAGATACTGACAACTGCATTGGGATGCACTCCTTTGCTGAGTATCATGATTGCTCGGAGCTGGAGAAAGAGTCCAGAAGGATATTGTTATGGCAGTTTGAAGAAGTGTGGAAGCAGGAAGAGTTTCTGGATATTGGCAAGGAGAAGCTCTCTTATATTCTCTCCAGGGAGAATCTCAATGTTCAGAAAGAGGAGGTAGCCATTGAAGCTGTCATTAAGTGGGTTACGCACAACGTGGAAGGAAGAGTTGAAGACATCTGTGAAGTGCTGAGCTGCATCAAAGCTGACTTAGATAATGTGTATTTGAGGTCTGCTTTAAACCTGCAAAAAAAATGCCGACTCAATGACAGTAAGATAAGGTCACTCATATATAATGCCCTGAACCTCAATCCCAAAGGTCTTTCCAGAAGATCCACAGCAGCTATGTATGTAATTGGAGGATATTATTGGCATCCCTTATCAGAAGTGCATGTCTGGGATCCTTTAACCAATGCATGGGTCCAGGGAACAGAGATGCCAGATCACACCAGAGAGAGTTATGGGGTCACTAGTTTGGGACCAGACATATATGTGACAGGAGGTTACAGAACAGAGAGTATTGAAGCTCTTGACACCGTGTGGATATATAACAGTGAGAGAGATGAGTGGACAGAAGGCTGCTCCATGCTCGACGCAAGGTATTACCACTGCGCAGTTTCCTTGAGTGGCTGCATTTACGCCTTGGGAGGGTACCGAAAGGGAGCTCCAGTCCAAGAAGCTGAGTTTTATGATCCTTTATTACAGAAATGGCTTCCCATTGCAAACATGATCAAAG GAGTTGGAAATGCCACTGCCTGTGTCCTGCATGAAATCATCTACGTCGCTGGAGGTCACTATGGGTACAGGGGAAGCTGCACCTACGATAAAATCCAGAGATACCATTCAGGTAGCAATGAGTGGAGTATAGTCACCACAAGTCCACATCCAG aATATGGATTGTGTTCAATTACATTACAAAACAAGATCTATTTTGTGGGTGGACAGACCACGATCACTGACTGCTATGACCCAGAGCAGAATGAGTGGAAGCAGATGGCTCACATGATGGAGAGAAGGATGGAGTGTGGCACGGTGGTTATGAACGGATGCATCTATGTAACAGGAGGATATTCCTATTCAAAAGGAACATACCTgcagagcattgagaaataCGACCCTGAACTGAATAAATGGGAAGCAGTAGGTAATCTTCCCAGTGCTATGCGGTCACatggctgtgtctgtgtgtataaTGTGtaa
- the METTL5 gene encoding rRNA N6-adenosine-methyltransferase METTL5 isoform X2, whose protein sequence is MKKLKFKELESCLQQVDTFESPKLLLEQYATRPHIAACMLYTIHNTFDDIENKTIADLGCGCGMLSIGSAMLGAGFCVGLDIDGDALEIFHSNIEDFELTNVNMVQCDICSLSDSMSDTFDTVIMNPPFGTKHNKGIDMIFLETALQMAKTAVYSLHKTSTRQHIQKKAAEWQVKMEVLAELRFDLPASYKFHKKKSVDIEVDFIRFSAKKVLN, encoded by the exons ATGAAGAAATTAAAGTTTAAAGAACTGGAAAGCTGTCTTCAGCAAGTTGATACTTTTGAAAGTCCAAAGCTACTCCTTGAACAGTATGCAACAAGACCTCATATTGCAG catgTATGCTTTATACAATTCACAATACTTTTGATGacattgaaaacaaaacaattgcAGATTTAGGATGTGGTTGTGGCATGCTCAGCATTGGAAGTGCAATGTTAGGAGCAGG atTCTGTGTGGGGCTTGACATAGATGGAGATGcactggaaatatttcataGCAATATTGAAGACTTTGAGCTCACGAATGTCAACATGGTTCAGTGTGATATCTGTTCTTTATCTGACAGCATGTCAGATACTTTTGACACGGTTATTATGAACCCTCCCTTTGGTACCAAGCATAACAAAG GAATTGATATGATTTTTCTGGAAACTGCTCTACAAATGGCAAAAACAGCTGTATATTCTCTTCACAAAACCTCAACACGGCAG CACAttcaaaagaaagcagcagaatgGCAAGTGAAGATGGAAGTCTTAGCag AACTTAGGTTTGATTTACCAGCATCATACAAGTTCCATAAGAAGAAGTCC GTTGACATTGAAGTGGATTTCATTAGATTTTCTGCCAAGAAAGTCCTGAACTGA
- the METTL5 gene encoding rRNA N6-adenosine-methyltransferase METTL5 isoform X3 has product MKKLKFKELESCLQQVDTFESPKLLLEQYATRPHIAACMLYTIHNTFDDIENKTIADLGCGCGMLSIGSAMLGAGFCVGLDIDGDALEIFHSNIEDFELTNVNMVQCDICSLSDSMSDTFDTVIMNPPFGTKHNKGIDMIFLETALQMAKTAVYSLHKTSTRQNLGLIYQHHTSSIRRSPLTLKWISLDFLPRKS; this is encoded by the exons ATGAAGAAATTAAAGTTTAAAGAACTGGAAAGCTGTCTTCAGCAAGTTGATACTTTTGAAAGTCCAAAGCTACTCCTTGAACAGTATGCAACAAGACCTCATATTGCAG catgTATGCTTTATACAATTCACAATACTTTTGATGacattgaaaacaaaacaattgcAGATTTAGGATGTGGTTGTGGCATGCTCAGCATTGGAAGTGCAATGTTAGGAGCAGG atTCTGTGTGGGGCTTGACATAGATGGAGATGcactggaaatatttcataGCAATATTGAAGACTTTGAGCTCACGAATGTCAACATGGTTCAGTGTGATATCTGTTCTTTATCTGACAGCATGTCAGATACTTTTGACACGGTTATTATGAACCCTCCCTTTGGTACCAAGCATAACAAAG GAATTGATATGATTTTTCTGGAAACTGCTCTACAAATGGCAAAAACAGCTGTATATTCTCTTCACAAAACCTCAACACGGCAG AACTTAGGTTTGATTTACCAGCATCATACAAGTTCCATAAGAAGAAGTCC GTTGACATTGAAGTGGATTTCATTAGATTTTCTGCCAAGAAAGTCCTGA
- the METTL5 gene encoding rRNA N6-adenosine-methyltransferase METTL5 isoform X1, whose product MKKLKFKELESCLQQVDTFESPKLLLEQYATRPHIAACMLYTIHNTFDDIENKTIADLGCGCGMLSIGSAMLGAGFCVGLDIDGDALEIFHSNIEDFELTNVNMVQCDICSLSDSMSDTFDTVIMNPPFGTKHNKGIDMIFLETALQMAKTAVYSLHKTSTRQHIQKKAAEWQVKMEVLAELRFDLPASYKFHKKKSVSIKPNITDKILRQINSP is encoded by the exons ATGAAGAAATTAAAGTTTAAAGAACTGGAAAGCTGTCTTCAGCAAGTTGATACTTTTGAAAGTCCAAAGCTACTCCTTGAACAGTATGCAACAAGACCTCATATTGCAG catgTATGCTTTATACAATTCACAATACTTTTGATGacattgaaaacaaaacaattgcAGATTTAGGATGTGGTTGTGGCATGCTCAGCATTGGAAGTGCAATGTTAGGAGCAGG atTCTGTGTGGGGCTTGACATAGATGGAGATGcactggaaatatttcataGCAATATTGAAGACTTTGAGCTCACGAATGTCAACATGGTTCAGTGTGATATCTGTTCTTTATCTGACAGCATGTCAGATACTTTTGACACGGTTATTATGAACCCTCCCTTTGGTACCAAGCATAACAAAG GAATTGATATGATTTTTCTGGAAACTGCTCTACAAATGGCAAAAACAGCTGTATATTCTCTTCACAAAACCTCAACACGGCAG CACAttcaaaagaaagcagcagaatgGCAAGTGAAGATGGAAGTCTTAGCag AACTTAGGTTTGATTTACCAGCATCATACAAGTTCCATAAGAAGAAGTCCGTAAGTATAAAACCTAACATAACTGATAAAATACTGAGGCAGATAAATTCTCCTTAA